A genomic window from Purpureocillium takamizusanense chromosome 2, complete sequence includes:
- a CDS encoding uncharacterized protein (COG:S~EggNog:ENOG503P6MU~BUSCO:EOG09265K5D): MSRASKLTLGGTSLFAAATIVFVHFQQKAEQAAMHEGVVRDLEQQRVKRERQLDFDMQRALEQEYKQHQTVRDSTSETDDGKAPAPR, translated from the exons ATGTCGCGCGCCTCCAAGCTCACCCTCGGGGGCACCtcgctcttcgccgccgccaccattgTCTTTGTGCATTTCCAGCAAAAGGCTGAGCAGGCT GCCATGCACGAAGGCGTCGTCCGCGActtggagcagcagcgcgtcaaGCGCGAGCGCCAGCTCGACTTCGACATgcagcgcgccctcgagcaaGAGTACAAGCAGCATCAGACGGTCCGCGACTCGACGTCAGAAAcagacgacggcaaggcgcccgccccgagATAG
- a CDS encoding uncharacterized protein (EggNog:ENOG503P4NY~COG:S~TransMembrane:1 (i46-68o)), whose translation MDCSFEKEIPKSPRSSCSQEDQSTIGLLTELRYTPRQKKAPFTWQWVLYATIIVQTIALVVAMGFIWASPDPILTVWFDALWDDLYDAGLISVISENEASKLLNKTRAAPKAPDLYLVQLQVFHDLHCLNLIRKWVYMDVYPDQAEWVDGRLNHDTVNALHVDHCIDALRQSIMCTGDITPRKFAPHDNERQYYVYPDIYVTQVCRNYEAIRDWAKGRRVVEWMMSFDEEWERTRFDTSLP comes from the exons ATGGATTGTAGCTTCGAAAAGGAGATTCCGAAATCGCCTAGGAGCTCCTGCTCCCAAGAGGACCAATCCACCATTGGTCTCCTGACAGAGCTGCGATACACTCCTCGGCAGAAGAAAGCACCCTTCACATGGCAATGGGTCTTGTACGCCACCATCATTGTGCAAACTATAGCGCTTGTGGTAGCCATGGGGTTCATCTGGGCTTCCCCGGATCCCATCCTCACTGTTTGGT TCGATGCACTATGGGACGATCTTTATGATG CCGGGTTGATCAGCGTGATTTCCGAAAACGAGGCGTCCAAACTCCTCAACAAAACCCGCGCTGCTCCTAAAGCACCAGACCTATATCTCGTTCAACTCCAAGTGTTCCATGACTTGCACTGCCTCAATCTCATCCGGAAATGGGTCTACATGGACGTGTACCCCGACCAGGCGGAATGGGTCGACGGCAGATTGAACCACGACACTGTGAATGCCTTGCACGTTG ATCATTGTATTGATGCTCTTCGGCAATCGATCATGTGCACGGGTGACATCACGCCGAGGAAGTTCGCCCCCCACGACAACGAGAGGCAGTACTACGTGTACCCCGACATCTACGTAACGCAAGTGTGCCGCAACTATGAAGCCATTCGCGACTGGGCCAAGGGAAGGAGAGTAGTCGAGTGGATGATGAGCTTTGACGAGGAATGGGAGCGCACTAGGTTCGACACTTCTCTGCCGTGA
- a CDS encoding uncharacterized protein (COG:E~MEROPS:MER0016185~EggNog:ENOG503P1CA) has translation MPSVITAPALKAGATIAFISPSSRLNNVFPAAIARSEALLSSRGYQVRIFFTPDQGCIQSSIANRHAEIRSAFLDPSISAVICTIGGGAFTELLPVLLRDRELHAGIRANPKIVVGMSDNTGLHWFLYGLVGLRTFYGPSAIPELGTADDITDEASPLAFCVRSLFNAIAAPVPLGDVPRSAVYAPKAPPFFFHDPASTAVQDVVPAPPWHWLRRGQAEGRLFGGFLLTVPRLNGVRALAPDWRGRIVFLETSQGDESGDDVSLVRIAVADLLAQGVFEEAAGLVVGRAFGYDTEERREQFAGVFRELLCEGERGKEKEFPILLNVDIGHTTPMVTLPFDVLARLDSERDQFTILESGVS, from the coding sequence ATGCCGTCCGTTATCACTGCTCCGGCTCTAAAGGCCGGCGCAACGATTGCCTTTATATCACCCTCGTCTCGACTAAACAACGTCTTCCCCGCAGCCATCGCTCGCTCAGAGGCACTACTATCCAGCCGAGGCTACCAAGTCCGCATCTTCTTCACGCCAGATCAAGGCTGCATCCAATCGTCCATCGCGAACCGGCACGCAGAGATTCGTTCCGCCTTCCTGGACCCTAGCATCTCCGCCGTCATCTGCACCATTGGCGGCGGGGCTTTCACCGAACTGCTCCCCGTCCTGCTCCGTGATCGAGAGCTACACGCAGGTATCCGGGCGAATCCGAAAATCGTGGTCGGCATGTCAGACAATACGGGCCTGCACTGGTTCCTGTATGGACTCGTCGGGCTGCGCACCTTCTACGGGCCCAGCGCCATACCCGAGCTCGGCACGGCGGACGACATCACCGACGAGGCGTCTCCGCTCGCGTTCTGCGTGCGGTCCCTATTCAACGCCATCGCAGCGCCAGTGCCGCTCGGCGACGTCCCTCGCTCCGCCGTCTACGCACCCAAGGcgccccccttcttcttccacgACCCCGCCTCCACAGCCGTCCAGGACGTGgtccccgcgccgccatggcactggctccggcgcggccaggccgagggccgccTGTTCGGCGGCTTCCTGCTCACCGTGCCGCGGCTCAACGGCGTGCGCGCCCTGGCGCCCGActggcgcgggcgcatcGTGTTCCTGGAGACGTCCCAGGGGgacgagagcggcgacgacgtgagCCTCGTGCGCATCGCGGTCGCGGACTtgctcgcgcagggcgtgtttgaggaggcggcgggcttggtggtgggcaGGGCGTTTGGATATGATACGGAGGAGCGGAGGGAGCAGTTTGCTGGTGTTTTTAGGGAGCTGCTGTGtgagggggagaggggtAAGGAGAAGGAGTTTCCTATTTTGCTGAATGTGGATATTGGGCATACGACGCCCATGGTCACTCTGCCGTTTGATGTCTTGGCCAGGCTGGACTCGGAGAGGGATCAGTTCACCATTTTAGAGTCTGGGGTGAGTTAG
- a CDS encoding Triacylglycerol lipase (BUSCO:EOG09265PWR~COG:U~EggNog:ENOG503P53V) — MSAQNSAGIQTLLDAEREASKIVQKAREFRTKRVREARDEAKKEIAEYKARKDDEFKKFESEHSRGNKEAEDEATKEADKEIKAIKDAGQKGQAGVVKNLLSAVFDVKPVPPEKA; from the exons ATG TCGGCCCAGAACTCGGCGGGCATCCAGACCCTCCTCGAC GCTGAGAGGGAAGCGTCCAAGATTGTCCAGAAGG CCCGAGAAT TCCGGACGAAGCGCGTCAGAgaggcccgcgacgaggccaagaaggagattGCCGAGTATAAGGCccgcaaggacgacgagttcAAGAAGTTTGAGTCAGAG CACAGCAGAGGCaacaaggaggccgaggacgaggccaccAAGGAGGCTGACAAGGagatcaaggccatcaaggacgccggccagaagggccaggccggcgtcgtcaagaATCTCCTCAGCGCCGTCTTTGACGTCAAGCCTGTGCCGCCTGAGAAGGCGTGA
- a CDS encoding uncharacterized protein (COG:S~EggNog:ENOG503NWAP), which produces MASVDDIFKNAGVPSKRKLDAVKDPNEIYKSSKLSANGSSRHAHVQDEPDDDDQEAGPAAPPDDDGDFGPAMPPGDDDDGDDEEGRFFGGGITKQESQILDYVEGAGEADQGPEKIDVPWLRKTAANLEKRIAKNAELRAKFESEPQKFIGSEGDLDADIKSLSILSEHPDLYPEFVKLGCVANLAGLLAHDNTDIAIDVMEIIGELTDEDVAAEDEQWNALVDALIDGDVVGLLVSNFSRLNEDDETDRNGVYYALGILENLCSRSATATRVGSEAALLKWLLQRIQRKESVVSQNKQYAAEILAILAQSSPESRRRIIDQDATDTLLQLVAPYRKRDPDKGGEEEEYMENIFEALTCLADEPSGKDKFIEAEGVELCLIMLREGKMSKAPALRLLDHAAGGRAGGAVCSKLVEAGGLKGIFTLFGKTHDHRFLEHLLGILASMLRLLPATSPERIRTLAKFVEKDYAKAAKLVALHREYSARVARAEEEHRRRREDPDDDDDATTDPDEAEVELLSRRLDAGLFTLQQIDASLAWLVAEDAGARRKIRQLLAERDEDLAAIGTVIKEQRAGLDTQEEDSKDLSDMLGALLEFLE; this is translated from the exons atggccagtGTCGACGACATCTTCAAG AATGCGGGCGTGCCCAGCAAGCGGAAGCtggacgccgtcaaggacccTA ACGAGATTTACAAGTCCAGCAAGCTGAGCGCCAACGGCTCTAGCCGCCACGCCCACGTGCAAGACGagccggacgacgacgaccaggagGCCGGGCCAGCGGCACctcccgacgacgatggcgacttCGGCCCCGCGATGCCAcctggcgacgatgacgatggcgatgatgaagaaggccgcttctttggcggcggcatcaccaaGCAAGAGTCCCAGATCCTCGACTACGTAGAGGGAGCCGGTGAGGCCGACCAGGGCCCCGAGAAGATCGACGTCCCATGGCTgcgcaagacggccgccaaTCTCGAGAAGCGCATCGCCAAGaacgccgagctgcgcgccaAATTCGAGAGCGAGCCGCAAAAGTTCATCGGCAGCGAaggcgacctcgacgccgacatcaaGAGCCTGTCTATACTGTCCGAGCACCCGGACCTGTATCCTGAGTTTGTTAAGCTCGGGTGCGTCGCCAACCTGGCCGGTCTGCTTGCGCACGACAACACGGACATTGCCATTGACGTCATGGAGATTATTGGTGAGctgacggacgaggacgtcgccgccgaggatgagcagTGGAACGCATTGGTGGACGCCCTgatcgacggcgacgtcgtgggCCTACTCGTGTCCAATTTCTCGCGCCTcaacgaagacgacgagacggaTCGCAACGGCGTCTACTATGCgctcggcatcctcgagaACCTCTGCTCGAGGTCCGCAACGGCCACTCGTGTCGGTAGCGAGGCGGCACTACTAAAGTGGCTCTTGCAGCGCATTCAGCGCAAGGAATCCGTCGTCTCCCAGAACAAACAGTACGCGGCTGAgatcctcgccatcctcgcccagTCATCCCCCGAgtctcggcggcgcatcatcgaccAGGACGCCACAGACACGCTGCTGCAACTCGTGGCGCCCTACCGGAAACGCGATCccgacaagggcggcgaggaggaggaataCATGGAGAACATTTTCGAGGCCCTCACGTgtctcgccgacgagccgtcgGGCAAGGACAAGTTCATCGAGGCagagggcgtcgagctgtGCCTCATCATGCTCCGGGAGGGCAAGATGAGCAAGGCCCCGGCCCTGCGTCTCCTCGACCACGCGGCCGgggggcgcgccggcggcgccgtgtgctccaagctcgtcgaggcgggcggcctcaAGGGCATCTTCACGCTCTTCGGCAAGACGCACGACCACCGCTTCCTCGAGCACCTGCTCGGCATCCTGGCCTCGATGCtccgcctgctgcccgcgaCCTCGCCCGAGCGCATCCGCACGCTGGCCAAGTTCGTCGAGAAGGACTacgccaaggccgccaagctggTGGCGCTGCACCGCGAGTacagcgcccgcgtcgcccgcgccgaggaggagcacaggcggcggcgggaggaccccgatgacgacgacgacgcgacgacggacccagacgaggccgaggtggagcTCCTGTCGCGGAGGCTGGACGCGGGGCTCTTCACGTTGCAGCAGATCGATGCCTCGCTGGCGTggctcgtggccgaggacgcgggcgcgcgcaggAAGAtccggcagctgctggcggagcgCGACGAAGACCTCGCGGCCATTGGAACCGTCATCAAGGAGCAGCGGGCCGGATTGGATACccaggaggaggacagcAAGGATCTAAGCGACATGTTGGGGGCGTTGCTCGAGTTCCTGGAGTGA
- the RPB2 gene encoding DNA-directed RNA polymerase (COG:K~EggNog:ENOG503NW78) has translation MADYEDDYDYENYGEEEEEGITPEDCWTVISSFFETKGLVSQQTDSFDEFTQTTIQDLVNEYSTIQLDQPNPPSPNGVKIALRRYEIKFGHVMVSRPTISETDGTVTSLLPYECRDRNLTYASPLYIKITKKVHAAIEKEVPLHEMTDAQQEELAKTGKHPTTLIWEAEETGENEAEEDEEQKHPGKPSSWKNMVFVGKLPIMVKSKICHLSRESDENLFMVNECPYDQGGYFVINGSEKVLIAQERSAANIVQVFKKAQPSPYTYTAEIRSALEKGSRLISSLMLKLYGKGDSARGGFGQTIHTTLPFVKSDLPVAIVFRALGVVSDEDILNHICYDRKDSQMLEMLRPCIEEAFCVQDREVALDFIGKRGNRDQAGLGREKRVRVAKDILQKETLPHISQAEGSETRKAFFLGYMVHKLLQCALGRREPDDRDHFGKKRLDLAGPLLAKLFRGIMRRMNTELANYLRRCVEGNRHFNLAVGIKPGTLSNGLKYSLATGNWGDQKKAMSSTAGVSQVLNRYTFASTLSHLRRTNTPIGRDGKLAKPRQLHNTHWGLVCPAETPEGQACGLVKNLSLMCYVSVGSPAEPLVEFMINRGMEVVEEYEPLRYPHATKIFVNGVWVGVHQDPKHLVSQVLDTRRKNYLPFEVSLIREIRDQEFKVFSDAGRVMRPVFTVQQEDDHETGVGKGQLVLTKDLVNRLAKEQSEPLEDPSMKMGWEGLIKAGAVEYLDAEEEETSMICMTPEDLELYRLQKAGVAVDDDPGDDLNKRLKTRTNPTTHMYTHCEIHPSMILGICASIIPFPDHNQSPRNTYQSAMGKQAMGFFLTNYSRRMDTMSNILYYPQKPLATTRSMEFLKFRELPAGQNAIVAIACYSGYNQEDSVIMNQSSIDRGLFRSLFFRSYSDQEKKVGLNYTEVFEKPFHQSTLRMKHGTYDKLDEDGIVAPGVRVSGEDIIIGKTAPIDQESQDLGTRTMVHQRRDISTPLRSTENGIVDSVIVTVNADNVKYVKVRVRTTKVPQIGDKFASRHGQKGTIGVTYRQEDMPFTREGVTPDIIINPHAIPSRMTIAHLIECLLSKVSTLEGMEGDATPFTDVTVDSVSELLRKHGYQSRGFEIMYNGHTGRKLRAQVFFGPTYYQRLRHMVDDKIHARARGPVQIMTRQPVEGRARDGGLRFGEMERDCMIAHGAAAFLKERLFEVSDAFRVHICEICGLMTPIANLSKQSFECRPCKNKTKIAQIHIPYAAKLLFQELQSMNIAARMFTNRSGASVR, from the exons ATGGCGGACTACGAGGACGACTACGACTACGAAAActacggcgaggaggaggaggagggcatcaCGCCCGAGGACTGCTGGACCGTCATCTCGTCCTTTTTCGAGACCAAGGGCCTCGTTTCCCAGCAGACCGACTCTTTCGACGAGTTCACCCAGACGACCATTCAGGACCTTGTCAACGAGTACTCGACGATTCAGCTCGACCAGCCGaacccgccctcgcccaaTGGCGTCAAGATTGCCCTGCGGCGATATGAGATCAAGTTTGGCCATGTCATGGTGTCGCGCCCGACCATCTCCGAAACGGACGGCACCGTGACGTCCCTGCTCCCGTACGAGTGCCGAGACCGCAACTTGACGTACGCCAGCCCGTTGTACATCAAAATCACCAAAAAGgtccacgccgccatcgagaaGGAGGTGCCGCTCCACGAGATGACGGATGCGCAGCAGGAAGAGCTGGCCAAGACCGGCAAGCATCCCACGACTTTGATCtgggaggccgaggagacTGGAGAGAACGaggcagaagaagacgaggagcagAAGCACCCTGGCAAACCCTCGAGCTGGAAGAACATGGTTTTCGTCGGCAAGCTGCCCATCATGGTCAAGTCCAAGATTTGCCATTTGAGCCGCGAGTCCGACGAGAACCTCTTCATGGTCAACGAGTGCCCCTACGACCAAGGTGGCTACTTTGTCATCAACGGCAGCGAAAAGGTGCTCATTGCCCAGGAGCGGTCCGCCGCCAACATTGTCCAGGTCTTCAAGAAGGCCCAGCCGAGCCCCTACACGTACACGGCCGAGATTCGAAGCGCGCTGGAGAAGGGATCCCGCCTCATTTCCAGCCTCATGCTGAAGCTGTACGGCAAGGGCGACTCTGCCCGTGGCGGCTTCGGCCAGACCATTCACACCACTCTCCCATTCGTCAAGTCTGATctgcccgtcgccatcgtcttccGAGCCTTGGGCGTCGTTTCTGACGAAGACATCCTCAATCATATTTGCTACGACCGCAAGGACAGCCAGATGCTGGAAATGCTGCGTCCCTGCATTGAAGAGGCCTTTTGTGTCCAGGACCGAGAGGTGGCGCTCGACTTCATTGGAAAGCGAGGCAACCGAGACCAGGCTGGTCTCGGTCGTGAGAAGCGTGTGCGAGTGGCTAAGGACATCCTGCAAAAAGAGACGCTGCCTCACATCTCCCAggccgagggcagcgagacgagaaaggccttcttcctcggctaCATGGTGCACAAGCTGCTGCAGTGCGCTCTCGGCCGACGCGAGCCTGACGACCGCGACCACTTCGGCAAGAAGCGCCTCGACCTGGCGGGTCCATTGCTGGCCAAGCTGTTCCGTGGCATAATGCGCCGCATGAACACCGAGCTCGCAAACTACCTGCGGCGATGCGTCGAGGGCAACCGGCACTTCAACCTGGCAGTGGGTATCAAGCCCGGCACGCTGTCCAACGGCTTGAAGTACTCCCTGGCCACGGGCAACTGGGGCGATCAGAAGAAGGCCATGAGCTCCACGGCCGGTGTGTCTCAGGTGCTGAACCGCTACACGTTCGCCTCGACCCTGTCGCATCTGCGGCGGACGAACACGCCCATCGGTCGTGAcggcaagctggccaagccTCGCCAGCTGCACAATACACATTGGGGCCTTGTCTGCCCGGCTGAAACGCCAGAGGGACAGGCTTGCGGTCTGGTCAAGAACTTGTCTCTCATGTGCTACGTCAGTGTCGGCTCGCCGGCGGAGCCGCTCGTCGAGTTCATGATCAACCGAGGcatggaggtggtggaggagtATGAGCCGCTGAGATACCCCCACGCGACCAAGATCTTCGTCAACGGAGTCTGGGTTGGCGTGCACCAAGACCCAAAGCACCTGGTGAGTCAGGTGCTGGACACGCGGCGGAAGAACTACCTTCCGTTTGAGGTGTCCCTCATCAGAGAGATCAGAGACCAAGAATTCAAGGTCTTTTCCGACGCGGGCCGAGTCATGCGGCCCGTCTTCACCGTGCAGCAGGAAGATGACCACGAGACGGGCGTGGGCAAGGGGCAATTGGTGTTGACCAAGGACCTCGTCAACAGGCTTGCCAAGGAACAGTCCGAGCCGCTAGAGGACCCGAGCATGAAGATGGGCTGGGAAGGCCTtatcaaggccggcgccgtggagTACCTGGATgcggaggaagaggagacATCCATGATCTGCATGACGCCCGAGGACCTAGAGCTCTACCGCCTGCAAAAGGCTGGCGTTGCAGTGGACGATGACCCTGGCGATGATCTTAACAAGCGCCTGAAGACGAGGACTAACCCGACGACACACATGTACACTCACTGCGAGATTCACCCCAGCATGATCCTGGGCATCTGCGCCAGCATCATTCCCTTCCCAGACCACAATCAG TCCCCCCGTAACACCTACCAATCCGCCATGGGTAAGCAAGCCATGggcttcttcctcaccaACTACTCGCGCCGCATGGACACCATGTCCAACATCCTCTACTACCCTCAGAAGCCGCTGGCCACGACGCGGTCGATGGAGTTCCTCAAGTTCAGAGAATTGCCCGCAGGCCAGAATGCGATAGTAGCCATTGCTTGCTACTCGGGCTACAACCAGGAAGACTCCGTCATCATGAACCAGAGCAGCATCGACCGTGGCCTGTTCCGCAGTCTCTTCTTCCGGTCGTACTCGGACCAGGAGAAGAAGGTCGGCCTCAACTACACCGAGGTGTTTGAGAAGCCGTTCCACCAGAGCACCCTGCGAATGAAGCACGGCACGTACGACAAgctcgacgaagacggcatcgtcgcgccGGGTGTGCGTGTGTCGGGAGaggacatcatcatcggcaagACGGCGCCGATCGACCAGGAGAGCCAGGATCTGGGGACGCGCACCATGGTGCACCAGAGACGCGACATTTCCACGCCGCTGCGAAGCACCGAGAACGGCATTGTCGACTCGGTCATCGTGACGGTCAACGCGGACAATGTCAAGTACGTCAAGGTGCGGGTGCGGACGACCAAGGTGCCGCAGATTGGCGACAAGTTTGCGTCTCGCCACGGTCAAAAGGGTACGATTGGCGTCACGTACCGACAGGAGGACATGCCCTTTACGCGGGAAGGCGTCACgcccgacatcatcatcaacccGCACGCCATCCCGTCGCGAATGACGATTGCTCACTTGATTGAGTGTCTCCTTAGTAAAGTTTCCACGCTGGAGGGCATGGAAGGTGACGCCACGCCCTTCACCGACGTCACGGTGGACTCGGTGTCAGAGCTACTGCGCAAGCACGGATACCAGTCTCGCGGCTTCGAGATCATGTACAACGGTCACACGGGCCGCAAGCTGAGGGCCCAGGTCTTCTTCGGCCCGACGTACTACCAGCGTCTGCGCCACATGGTGGACGACAAGATCCACGCGCGAGCCCGCGGTCCGGTGCAGATCATGACGAGACAGCCCGTGGAGGGCCGAGCGCGAGACGGTGGTCTCCGATTCGGAGAAATGGAGCGTGACTGTATGATTGCTCACGGtgcggccgccttcttgaAGGAGCGTCTGTTTGAGGTGTCGGACGCGTTCCGAGTCCACATTTGCGAGATTTGCGGACTCATGACGCCGATTGC GAACCTGTCCAAGCAGTCGTTCGAGTGCCGCCCGTGCAAGAACAAGACCAAGATTGCGCAGATCCACATCCCGTACGCCGCCAAGCTCCTGTTCCAGGAGCTGCAGTCGATGAACATTGCGGCGCGCATGTTTACGAACCGCTCTGGCGCGTCGGTGCGCTGA
- a CDS encoding uncharacterized protein (SECRETED:SignalP(1-18~SECRETED:cutsite=AAA-AP~SECRETED:prob=0.7231)), with protein MRYSSVLTLAALFAAAAAAPLTSEDHETINKLNQLAIDHPDIKGAVESVLYAEYGGLRPAKREDGEHIKATLTQLAIDHPEVQGDVESILKMDYVSRG; from the exons ATGCGTTACTCCAGCGTTCTGACTCTTGCGGCTTTGTTCGCCGCggcagctgccgccccccTTACCAGCG AGGACCACGAGACAATCAACAAGCTCAACCAGCTGGCTATCGACCATCCCGACATAAAGGGCGCTGTTGAGAGCGTTCTTTATGCAGAGTACGGGGGGCTTCGACCTGCCAAGCGCGAGGACGGTGAGCACATCAAGGCCACCCTGACCCAGCTGGCCATCGACCATCCTGAGGTCCAGGGCGACGTTGAGAGCATTCTTAAGATGGATTATGTGAGCCGTGGGTAG